One genomic segment of Vibrio mimicus includes these proteins:
- a CDS encoding DUF645 family protein, with product MLDVLLGKFGFTKGSIIAVILLSLSRTLNRGQLNLYCFEFWLSTSQLLALDVCLFDAFA from the coding sequence TTGTTAGATGTTCTACTCGGAAAGTTTGGTTTCACAAAAGGCAGCATCATCGCTGTGATCTTGCTTTCTTTGTCGCGGACTCTTAACCGTGGCCAACTTAACCTTTATTGTTTTGAGTTTTGGCTGTCAACTTCACAGCTTTTGGCGTTGGACGTGTGCTTGTTCGATGCATTTGCGTAA